TTCGGCCTATCCGGGGCTTTTTCCGAGGAACTTCGCCGGCAGGCAGGGGTCGCGGTCCGCCCGCTCGGGCTTGCGCTGGACGAATTTGTTGGCCAGCGCGTTTCGCCTTCGACAATTATTTCGCACTCGCGCGATTCAATATTCGACCGTTAAGAACTGGCTGCATCAACCCGTTGAGTTGTGTTCAACTCTTCCGACCATCGATGTCCATTCCCACATTATTTTCCAACCTCCGCGCTGCCGGTCGCAAGGCGCTAATGCCGTTCATCACGGCCGGCGACCCCGAACTGGGTTTTACTGCCGCAATGGTTGAAGAATTTGCGCGCCGCGGCTGTCACTTGTGCGAACTGGGCATTCCCTATAGCGACCCGATCGCCGACGGCCCGGTCATTCAAGCGTCGTACACTCGCGCGCTCGCACATCAGATCAGGCTTGCTGAGATTCTGTCGATGGCAGGCCGAGTGACGCCGAAGCTTACGATGCCCGTGGTCTCGATGGTGAGCTATGCGATCGTCTACCGCCACGGACTAGAGAAGTATGTCGAAGACGCCCAGCGCGCCGGGATCGCTGGTGCGATTGTCCCCGACCTGCTGGTGGAAGAATCGAGCGAGTTTGCGAAGATTTGCCGTGCCGCCGGCTTCAGCTTGATCCACCTCGTCACGCCGACCACGCCTCGAGAGCGAGCGATCCGAATCGCCGAAGCATCGACCGGCTTCCTGTATTACGTCTCCGTGGCCGGCATCACGGGCGAACGGCGGGATTTGCCGCCAGATTTGGTCGAAAACGTCAATTGGTTGAAGCAACGGACGCCATTGCCAATCTGCATTGGCTTCGGCATCAGCACGCCCGAACATGTCAAACTATTAAGTGAAGTCGCCGATGGCTTGATCGTTGGTTCGGCGATTGTGCGGCGAATTGCCTCGGCGGCGGATAAGCCGCAGGCGCAAGTGATCGAACAAATCGGCGATTATATCAGTTCATTGCTGGCCGCATTATAATCGATCGTGGGTTCTACGTTGGTTTCCGCGTGATACTGGCGATTTCATGAGTTCCAAGCGTAAGCTGTGCGCCGTCGTCGCGATGACCATCTGCGTGGGCGGAGGGCTGAAGACTCCGTTGCTGGCGGCCGTTGCCGTGGTCAGCAACCGCGTTTCGCATAGTATGCGATTCACCGTCGCGGTCGGCGGCGACAAAGACCATCCCTCAAAGCCAACGGCCTATTCCATCGCGTCCACGGATCTGGTCGTCATCCCGATTCCCCGCGGGCAAACCGCGAGTTTGGCGACGGACGACAAGCTCTACGAGCTACTGCCCGATACGGCGTATTACTTTGGCGAAGTTCCGCGAGGAGGGGTTGAACTGGCGCGGATCTCGCTGAGCACGCCGCCGCCGGATCAAGAAGCCGTCGTCGCGGCCAAAGTCGTCTTGGAATCGTCTGGCGCTGCGCCGATCGCGCTGCGCTCGCCGGTGGTCACCGTGAAGATCTTTGTCGACGAAGAAGAGGCCACCCGCCCGGCCATTTGGTCGCGCCGCCTGCAAGGAAGAATTGCGGACGCGTCAGAAATTTTGCAGAAATACTGCGGCATTGGATTGGAAGTGATCGAAACCGGCACTTGGCAAAGCGACGATAAAAACAGCGATTTTGACGTTGCCGTCGCCGAATTCATCCATGAAGCCGACCTCGGCAAGGCGCAACTAGCCATCGGTTTCACAAGCCAATATCAAACTCCGCACGGCCGGACGCATTTAGGCGGCACGCGCGGTCCGCTGCAACGCCATATCTTACTGCGAGAGTGGTCGAAGCACATCAGCGAATCGGAAAAGCTGGAACTGCTCGTGCATGAACTGGGGCATCATTTTGGCGCGGCGCATAGCCCTGAACGCGACGCTGTAATGCGACCGTTGTTGGCGGATCGGCAGTCGCGGGCGAAGAATTTTATTATTCGATTCGACCCGCTCAATACACTGGCCATCAACTTGGTAGCCGAAGAAATCCGCGATCGCGGAGTTCAACATTTCGCAGGTCTGTCGCTGCCGACGAAGCTGAGGCTGAAAGCCATCTATACGGACATCGCCAAGGCCCTGCCCGACGATCCAGCAGCGAATATTTACCTGAAGCGGCTGGGCTTGCCGCCGCCAACGGCCGAGTAATGCCGCTGCCGGTGTTCATTCGAGTCTTTCGTTGCGAATCTTCTCGGCTTGCTCCCCGCGGAAGTCTTGGAGCTTCTTGGTTAGCTCGGGCCGTTTGTTGGCTAAAATGGCAATCGCCAGTAGTGCGGCATTGGTTGCGCCAGGTTTGCCGATTGCCAAGGTGCCGACGGGAATACCGGCAGGCATCTGCACCGTGGAGAGCAGCGAATCCATCCCCTTGAGCGAGGGGCTTTCCATTGGCACGCCC
The DNA window shown above is from Pirellulales bacterium and carries:
- a CDS encoding tryptophan synthase subunit alpha, producing the protein MSIPTLFSNLRAAGRKALMPFITAGDPELGFTAAMVEEFARRGCHLCELGIPYSDPIADGPVIQASYTRALAHQIRLAEILSMAGRVTPKLTMPVVSMVSYAIVYRHGLEKYVEDAQRAGIAGAIVPDLLVEESSEFAKICRAAGFSLIHLVTPTTPRERAIRIAEASTGFLYYVSVAGITGERRDLPPDLVENVNWLKQRTPLPICIGFGISTPEHVKLLSEVADGLIVGSAIVRRIASAADKPQAQVIEQIGDYISSLLAAL